Proteins from a single region of Streptomyces spectabilis:
- the cseC gene encoding two-component system sensor histidine kinase CseC — translation MSGAARPGLGPRGERGGRDGRTGFGGRAGGVRDRLLGLVGQRLRTGVRWKIATAIGLVGALVAIALSLVVHNAARVSMLDNARDLQDERVQIAQRNYEARGTTTAIFGTKVDDPELPQELRRQVLKGRRATYVQERGEGPPDIWAAVPLSNGHVLSVHTRFTDRSATIMKDLDQALVIGSISVVFGGCAIGVLIGGQMARRLRKAATAANEVAQGQTEVSVRDAIGGVVRDETDDLAQAVDAMADALKQRLEAERRVTADIAHELRTPVTGLLTAAELLPPGRPAELVKDRAQAMRTLVEDVLEVARLDSASERAELQDIMLGEFVSRRMATLPTEVTVAVVHESEVTTDPRRLERILHNLVTNAAKHGKPPIEVSVEGRVVRVRDHGPGFPEALLAEGPSRFRTGSADRAGRGHGLGLTIAAGQARVLGARLTFRNVRPPGASPDEPAEGAVAVLWLPEHAPTNTGSYPMLQLPDHM, via the coding sequence ATGAGCGGGGCGGCACGGCCCGGGCTCGGCCCGCGCGGCGAGCGGGGCGGGCGCGACGGCCGCACCGGCTTCGGCGGCCGCGCCGGCGGTGTGCGGGACCGGCTGCTCGGCCTGGTCGGACAGCGGCTGCGGACCGGCGTGCGGTGGAAGATCGCCACCGCCATCGGCCTGGTCGGCGCGCTCGTCGCGATCGCGCTCAGCCTCGTCGTGCACAACGCCGCCCGCGTGTCCATGCTCGACAACGCGCGCGACCTCCAGGACGAGCGCGTCCAGATCGCCCAGCGCAACTACGAGGCGCGCGGCACCACCACCGCCATCTTCGGCACCAAGGTCGACGACCCGGAGCTGCCGCAGGAGCTGCGCCGCCAGGTCCTCAAGGGGCGCCGCGCCACCTACGTCCAGGAGCGCGGCGAGGGCCCGCCCGACATCTGGGCGGCCGTGCCGCTCAGCAACGGCCACGTCCTGTCGGTGCACACCCGCTTCACCGACCGCAGCGCCACGATCATGAAGGACCTCGACCAGGCCCTGGTCATAGGGTCCATCTCGGTCGTCTTCGGCGGCTGCGCGATCGGCGTGCTCATCGGCGGCCAGATGGCGCGCCGGCTGCGCAAGGCGGCGACGGCCGCGAACGAGGTCGCCCAGGGCCAGACCGAGGTGTCCGTACGGGATGCCATCGGCGGCGTCGTGCGCGACGAGACCGACGACCTCGCGCAGGCCGTGGACGCCATGGCGGACGCGCTCAAGCAGCGCCTGGAGGCCGAGCGGCGGGTGACCGCCGACATCGCGCACGAGCTGCGCACGCCGGTGACCGGGCTGCTCACGGCGGCCGAGCTGCTGCCGCCCGGCCGCCCGGCGGAGCTGGTCAAGGACCGCGCGCAGGCGATGCGCACGCTCGTCGAGGACGTCCTGGAGGTGGCCAGGCTCGACTCCGCTTCGGAGCGGGCCGAGCTGCAGGACATCATGCTCGGCGAGTTCGTGAGCCGGCGGATGGCCACGCTGCCCACCGAGGTGACGGTGGCCGTGGTGCACGAGTCGGAGGTCACCACCGACCCGCGCCGTCTGGAGCGCATCCTGCACAACCTGGTCACCAACGCCGCCAAGCACGGCAAGCCGCCCATCGAGGTGAGCGTGGAGGGCCGCGTGGTGCGCGTGCGCGACCACGGCCCCGGCTTCCCCGAGGCGCTGCTCGCCGAGGGCCCGAGCCGCTTCCGGACCGGCTCCGCGGACCGCGCGGGCCGCGGCCACGGCCTGGGCCTGACCATCGCGGCGGGCCAGGCGCGGGTGCTCGGCGCGCGCCTGACCTTCCGCAACGTGCGCCCGCCGGGGGCGTCGCCCGACGAGCCCGCCGAGGGCGCCGTGGCCGTCCTGTGGCTGCCCGAGCACGCGCCGACGAACACCGGCAGCTACCCGATGCTCCAGCTGCCGGACCACATGTGA
- the disA gene encoding DNA integrity scanning diadenylate cyclase DisA produces MAANDRAAVPGKPGGGSGADGLMRASLSAVAPGTALRDGLERILRGNTGGLIVLGSDKTVESMCTGGFVLDVEFTATRLRELCKLDGGIVLSSDLSKILRAGVQLVPDPTIPTEETGTRHRTADRVSKQVGFPIVSVSQSMRLVALYVDGQRRVLEDSAAILSRANQALATLERYKLRLDEVAGTLSALEIEDLVTVRDVTAVAQRLEMVRRIATEIAEYVVELGTDGRLLALQLDELIAGVEPERELVVRDYVPEPTAKRSRTVDEALSELDSLTHAELLELSTVARALGYTGSPETLDSAVSPRGFRLLAKVPRLPGAIIERLVEHFGGLQKLLAASVDDLQTVDGVGEARARSVREGLSRLAESSILERYV; encoded by the coding sequence AGCGCCGTCGCACCGGGCACGGCCCTGCGGGACGGCCTGGAGCGCATCCTGCGGGGCAACACGGGCGGGCTCATCGTGCTCGGCTCCGACAAGACCGTCGAGTCGATGTGCACGGGCGGATTCGTCCTGGACGTCGAGTTCACCGCGACGCGACTGCGCGAGCTGTGCAAGCTCGACGGCGGCATCGTGCTCTCCTCGGACCTGTCGAAGATCCTGCGGGCGGGCGTCCAGCTGGTGCCGGACCCGACGATCCCCACGGAGGAGACGGGCACGCGGCACCGCACGGCGGACCGCGTGAGCAAGCAGGTCGGCTTCCCCATCGTGTCCGTGTCCCAGTCGATGCGCCTGGTCGCGCTGTACGTCGACGGACAGCGCCGGGTCCTGGAGGACTCGGCGGCGATCCTGTCACGTGCCAACCAGGCCCTCGCCACCCTGGAGCGGTACAAGCTCCGCCTCGACGAGGTCGCGGGCACGCTCTCCGCCCTGGAGATCGAGGACCTGGTGACCGTGCGGGACGTCACCGCCGTCGCGCAGCGCCTCGAAATGGTGCGCCGCATCGCCACCGAGATCGCCGAGTACGTGGTCGAGCTGGGCACCGACGGCCGTCTCCTGGCCCTCCAGCTGGACGAGTTGATCGCGGGTGTCGAGCCCGAGCGCGAGCTCGTCGTGCGGGACTACGTCCCCGAGCCCACGGCCAAGCGCTCCCGCACCGTCGACGAGGCCCTGTCCGAGCTGGACTCCCTCACCCACGCCGAGCTCCTCGAACTGTCCACCGTGGCCCGCGCGTTGGGCTACACGGGCTCGCCCGAGACGCTCGACTCGGCCGTCTCCCCGCGCGGCTTCCGGCTCCTCGCGAAGGTCCCCCGGCTGCCCGGCGCCATCATCGAGCGCCTGGTGGAGCACTTCGGCGGCCTCCAGAAGCTGCTCGCCGCGAGCGTCGACGACCTCCAGACGGTGGACGGCGTCGGCGAGGCCCGCGCGCGCAGCGTGCGCGAGGGCCTTTCGCGGCTGGCGGAGTCCTCGATCCTGGAGCGCTACGTCTAG
- a CDS encoding A/G-specific adenine glycosylase, translating into MPTALAADRTDSRAAEGPSAHGRLHSPVIAWFDAHARDLPWRRPDAGPWGVMVSEFMLQQTPVARVLPVYEQWVARWPRPADLAKEAPGEAVRAWGRLGYPRRALRLHGAAVAITERHGGDVPTQHAQLLALPGIGEYTAAAVASFAYGQRHAVLDTNVRRVFARAVTGVQYPPNATTAAERKLARALLPEDEATAARWAAASMELGALVCTAKNEDCGRCPIAAHCAWLAAGKPAHEGPARRGQTYAGTDRQVRGKLLAVLREAVTPVPQTALDRVWDEPVQRARALDGLVADGLVEPLPDGFYRLPLT; encoded by the coding sequence ATGCCGACCGCACTCGCCGCCGACCGGACCGACAGCCGAGCCGCAGAGGGGCCCTCGGCCCACGGCAGGCTCCACTCCCCCGTCATCGCCTGGTTCGACGCACACGCGCGTGACCTGCCGTGGCGCCGCCCGGACGCCGGGCCCTGGGGGGTCATGGTCAGCGAGTTCATGCTCCAGCAGACGCCCGTCGCCCGGGTCCTGCCCGTGTACGAGCAGTGGGTCGCGCGCTGGCCGCGCCCGGCCGACCTGGCCAAGGAGGCGCCCGGTGAGGCCGTGCGCGCCTGGGGGCGGCTCGGTTATCCGCGCCGCGCGCTGCGCCTGCACGGCGCCGCCGTCGCCATAACGGAGCGCCACGGCGGCGACGTACCGACGCAGCACGCGCAGCTGCTCGCGCTGCCCGGCATCGGCGAGTACACCGCGGCGGCCGTCGCGTCCTTCGCGTACGGGCAGCGGCACGCCGTGCTCGACACGAACGTCCGCCGGGTCTTCGCGCGGGCCGTGACCGGCGTGCAGTACCCGCCGAACGCCACCACCGCGGCCGAGCGCAAGCTCGCCCGCGCGCTGCTGCCCGAGGACGAGGCGACCGCCGCGCGCTGGGCCGCCGCGTCCATGGAGCTCGGCGCCCTGGTGTGCACCGCGAAGAACGAGGACTGCGGGCGCTGCCCGATCGCCGCGCACTGCGCGTGGCTCGCGGCGGGCAAGCCCGCGCACGAGGGCCCGGCGCGCCGCGGCCAGACGTACGCCGGTACGGACCGCCAGGTGCGCGGCAAGCTGCTCGCGGTGCTCCGCGAGGCCGTGACGCCGGTGCCGCAGACGGCGCTCGACCGGGTGTGGGACGAGCCGGTGCAGCGGGCCCGCGCCCTGGACGGGCTCGTCGCCGACGGTCTGGTGGAGCCCCTGCCGGACGGGTTCTACCGGCTGCCGCTGACCTGA
- a CDS encoding MDR family MFS transporter has translation MASAVAVGPGSKERVVEEPPQRSVRVVIFALMVAILLAMLDNMIVSPAMPTIVGDLGGLEHLSWVVTGYTLATAASTPIWGKLGDLYGRKGAFLTSIVIFLVGSALSGLAQDMGQLIAFRAVQGLGAGGLMVGVMAIIGELVPPRERGKYMGMMTGVMAVAMIGGPLVGGTLTDHLGWRWAFYINLPLGVVALFMVSAVLHLPKKQTTGRIDYLGAALLTVGITSFVLVTTWGGTEYAWGSAVIMELIGLGAAALVGFYFVQQKAAEPLMPLRIFRSRNFTLMSVISFLTGFVMFGAMLFLPLYQQAVQGASATNSGLLLMPMLLAMMAVSNVAGRVTTSTGKYKIFPVAGSVLMAVGLFLLAQMDTETSRLTSGIYMAVLGAGMGCLMQITMLVAQNSVEMKDMGVASSSATLFRTLGSSFGVAVMGALFNNRVHEEMAERAGAAGGKVTEQSAQLDAASLAKLPDVVRDAYQHAVSSGTHAAFVLGSVMAVAALLAAVFVRETPLRGAAPAASAASGDK, from the coding sequence ATGGCGAGTGCCGTAGCAGTCGGGCCGGGAAGCAAGGAACGGGTGGTGGAGGAGCCGCCCCAGCGGAGCGTGCGCGTGGTGATCTTCGCGCTGATGGTCGCGATCCTCCTCGCGATGCTCGACAACATGATCGTGAGCCCCGCGATGCCGACGATCGTCGGTGACCTCGGCGGCCTGGAGCACCTGTCGTGGGTCGTCACCGGGTACACCCTCGCGACCGCCGCCTCCACCCCGATCTGGGGCAAGCTCGGCGATCTGTACGGGCGCAAGGGCGCCTTCCTGACCTCCATCGTGATCTTCCTGGTCGGCTCCGCGCTCAGCGGCCTGGCCCAGGACATGGGGCAGCTCATCGCCTTCCGCGCGGTCCAGGGGCTCGGCGCGGGCGGCCTGATGGTCGGCGTCATGGCGATCATCGGCGAGCTGGTGCCGCCCCGGGAGCGCGGCAAGTACATGGGCATGATGACCGGCGTCATGGCGGTCGCGATGATCGGCGGCCCGCTCGTCGGCGGCACCCTCACCGACCACCTCGGCTGGCGCTGGGCCTTCTACATCAACCTGCCGCTCGGCGTCGTCGCCCTGTTCATGGTCAGCGCCGTGCTGCACCTGCCGAAGAAGCAGACCACCGGGCGCATCGACTACCTGGGCGCGGCCCTGCTCACCGTCGGCATCACCTCCTTCGTCCTGGTGACCACCTGGGGCGGCACCGAGTACGCCTGGGGCTCGGCCGTGATCATGGAGCTCATCGGCCTCGGCGCCGCGGCGCTCGTCGGCTTCTACTTCGTTCAGCAGAAGGCCGCCGAGCCGCTCATGCCGCTGCGGATCTTCCGCAGCCGCAACTTCACGCTGATGTCGGTGATCAGCTTCCTGACCGGCTTCGTGATGTTCGGCGCGATGCTCTTCCTGCCGCTGTACCAGCAGGCCGTGCAGGGGGCATCGGCCACCAACTCCGGCCTGCTGCTCATGCCGATGCTGCTCGCCATGATGGCCGTGTCGAACGTCGCGGGCCGCGTCACCACCTCCACCGGCAAGTACAAGATCTTCCCCGTGGCCGGCAGCGTCCTGATGGCCGTGGGCCTCTTCCTGCTCGCCCAGATGGACACCGAGACCTCCCGGCTGACCTCCGGGATCTACATGGCCGTCCTCGGCGCGGGCATGGGCTGCCTGATGCAGATCACCATGCTCGTCGCGCAGAACAGCGTCGAGATGAAGGACATGGGCGTCGCCTCCTCCTCGGCCACGCTGTTCCGCACGCTCGGCTCGTCCTTCGGCGTCGCCGTCATGGGCGCGCTGTTCAACAACCGGGTGCACGAGGAGATGGCCGAGCGGGCCGGTGCCGCGGGCGGCAAGGTCACCGAGCAGTCGGCCCAGCTCGACGCCGCGAGCCTCGCCAAGCTGCCGGACGTGGTGCGCGACGCCTATCAGCACGCCGTGTCGTCCGGTACGCACGCCGCGTTCGTGCTCGGCTCGGTGATGGCGGTGGCCGCGCTGCTGGCCGCGGTGTTCGTGCGGGAGACGCCGCTGCGGGGGGCCGCGCCCGCCGCGTCCGCCGCCTCGGGCGACAAGTAG
- a CDS encoding response regulator has protein sequence MIRVLLADDEAMIRAGVRAILTAGDGIEVVAEAADGREAIELARAHRPDVALLDIRMPRLDGLAAGEEIVRTLPGTAVAMLTTFSEDAYVARALGGGATGFLLKSGDPHELIAGVRAVAGGAAFLSPKVARYVIDGLGGRRIGRESAARARVAALTPREREVLGLVGAGLSNPEIAARLHLVEGTVKAYVSAVLDRLEVKNRVQAAIVAHEAGLVADDGARTAPGAPG, from the coding sequence GTGATCCGCGTGCTCCTCGCCGACGACGAGGCGATGATCCGCGCGGGCGTACGGGCCATCCTCACCGCGGGCGACGGCATCGAGGTCGTCGCCGAGGCGGCCGACGGCCGGGAGGCGATCGAGCTGGCCCGGGCGCACCGCCCCGACGTGGCGCTCCTCGACATCCGCATGCCCCGCCTGGACGGCCTCGCCGCGGGCGAGGAGATCGTACGGACGCTGCCGGGCACGGCGGTCGCGATGCTGACGACGTTCTCCGAGGACGCGTACGTCGCCCGCGCGCTCGGCGGCGGCGCCACCGGCTTCCTGCTGAAGTCCGGGGACCCGCACGAACTCATCGCGGGCGTACGGGCCGTGGCGGGCGGAGCCGCGTTCCTGTCGCCGAAGGTGGCCCGGTACGTCATCGACGGGCTCGGCGGGCGGCGCATCGGCCGCGAGTCGGCGGCCCGCGCGCGCGTGGCCGCGCTGACCCCGCGCGAGCGCGAGGTCCTCGGCCTGGTGGGGGCGGGCCTGTCCAACCCGGAGATCGCCGCGCGCCTGCACCTCGTCGAGGGCACGGTCAAGGCGTATGTGAGCGCGGTCCTCGACCGGCTGGAGGTCAAGAACCGCGTTCAGGCCGCGATCGTCGCGCACGAGGCGGGGCTCGTCGCGGACGACGGCGCGCGGACCGCTCCGGGCGCCCCGGGCTGA
- the cseB gene encoding two-component system response regulator CseB, with protein sequence MAEHTHVLFVEDDDVIREATQLALERDGFVVTAMPDGLAGLDAFRADRPDIALLDVMVPGMDGVSLCRRIREESTVPVIMLSARADSIDVVLGLEAGADDYVTKPFDGAVLVARIRAVLRRFGHASGSGTAGSAAQDQGPADGGVLTFGDLEIDTEGMEVRRGGQPVALTPTEMRLLLEFSSAPGTVLSRDKLLERVWDYGWGGDTRVVDVHVQRLRTKVGQDRIETVRGFGYKLKA encoded by the coding sequence ATGGCAGAACACACCCATGTCCTGTTCGTCGAGGACGACGACGTCATCCGCGAAGCCACGCAGCTCGCCCTGGAGCGGGACGGCTTCGTGGTCACCGCCATGCCCGACGGCCTGGCGGGCCTCGACGCGTTCCGGGCCGACCGGCCCGACATCGCGCTGCTCGACGTGATGGTCCCGGGCATGGACGGCGTCTCGCTGTGCCGCCGCATCCGCGAGGAGTCCACGGTCCCGGTGATCATGCTGTCGGCGCGGGCCGACTCGATCGACGTGGTCCTCGGCCTGGAGGCGGGCGCGGACGACTACGTGACCAAGCCGTTCGACGGCGCCGTCCTGGTCGCCCGCATCCGCGCCGTCCTGCGCCGCTTCGGGCACGCCAGCGGCTCCGGCACGGCGGGGTCGGCGGCCCAGGACCAGGGGCCCGCGGACGGCGGCGTGCTGACCTTCGGCGACCTGGAGATCGACACCGAGGGCATGGAGGTGCGCCGCGGCGGCCAGCCGGTCGCCCTGACGCCGACCGAGATGCGCCTGCTCCTGGAGTTCTCCTCCGCCCCCGGCACCGTCCTGTCCCGCGACAAGCTCCTGGAGCGCGTCTGGGACTACGGCTGGGGCGGTGACACCCGCGTCGTCGACGTCCATGTGCAGCGCCTTCGTACGAAGGTGGGCCAGGACCGCATCGAGACGGTCCGCGGCTTCGGCTACAAGCTCAAGGCGTGA
- a CDS encoding helix-turn-helix transcriptional regulator: MEKLRQLRRAKDAMDRDWADPDLDLAAVAAHAGYSRFHFIRAFKETYGETPGQYLSRRRIERAEDMLRSADLAVTEVCFLVGFSSVGTFSATFKRQTGLTPSEYRTRHVGRGTALIPGCYALLWAGGFPGTGRDRNS, from the coding sequence GTGGAGAAACTGCGGCAGCTGCGTCGGGCCAAGGACGCGATGGACCGCGACTGGGCCGACCCCGACCTCGACCTGGCCGCGGTGGCCGCGCACGCCGGTTACTCCCGCTTCCACTTCATCCGCGCCTTCAAGGAGACGTACGGCGAGACCCCGGGCCAGTACCTGTCGCGGCGCCGCATCGAGCGTGCCGAGGACATGCTCCGCTCGGCCGACCTGGCCGTCACGGAGGTGTGCTTCCTCGTCGGCTTCTCCAGCGTCGGCACCTTCTCGGCGACGTTCAAGCGGCAGACGGGCCTGACCCCCAGCGAGTACCGCACCCGGCACGTGGGCCGCGGCACCGCGCTCATACCGGGGTGTTACGCGCTGCTGTGGGCCGGCGGCTTCCCCGGCACCGGGCGGGACCGCAATTCTTGA
- a CDS encoding VOC family protein: MIKGLAISTVWVLDQDRAKEFYTEKLGLEVRTDMTMGDGGMRWLTVGAKDQPDVELTLMVPSASGMDPESAEAMKKLVAKGILGAGVLVTDDVHGDYEKLKARGVEFIQEPQERPYGTEALFRDDSGNWFSFTQRREGGLDLDQEWCS, translated from the coding sequence ATGATCAAGGGACTCGCCATCTCCACCGTCTGGGTCCTCGACCAGGACCGGGCCAAGGAGTTCTACACCGAGAAGCTCGGCCTGGAGGTCCGTACCGACATGACGATGGGCGACGGCGGCATGCGCTGGCTCACCGTCGGCGCGAAGGACCAGCCGGACGTCGAGCTGACGCTGATGGTCCCCAGCGCGTCGGGGATGGACCCGGAGTCCGCCGAGGCCATGAAGAAGCTCGTCGCCAAGGGCATCCTCGGCGCGGGCGTGCTGGTCACCGACGACGTCCACGGGGACTACGAGAAGCTGAAGGCCCGCGGCGTCGAGTTCATCCAGGAGCCCCAGGAGCGGCCGTACGGCACCGAGGCGCTCTTCCGCGACGACTCCGGCAACTGGTTCTCGTTCACGCAGCGCCGCGAGGGCGGCCTCGACCTCGACCAGGAGTGGTGCTCCTGA
- a CDS encoding sensor histidine kinase yields MRTRRHVDALLWLALAIPAATADAIGLNEPRTAWQQLGGLAALAAAAAVWRRRPTLAFLLAAAPGEATAPSLFTVSYGMALAAFAYLLGRHGPRARPALLAFAAVAAAGTAKVAVRDVDPVVEWLVLMATLLFGAVFPWLAGRYWRQSLALTAAALARADQLEREQRIVADRARLRERARIAQDMHDSLGHELSLIAVRAGALQLAADLPEHHRAAASDLRVAAADATDRLREIIGVLRDEGDEPAPLAPPGETVEQLVARAAESGLPVRYVADGAEEPGPTERLAYRVVQEALTNAAKYAPGAPVTVAATRADPRTTITVTNGPSREPGSPPGGGSGLADLHTRLAALGGDLDAGPHGGGFRVRAVIPADASVPPGTGVLVDAVPLPSGTLAHARRRTVLAFGAAAATGAVLIAGTFGWYAYTKTHSVLKPADFAALRVGAEQADVAAVLPERGVDDPPVDRAPSRPPPGADCRYYRASGQLFTSSAHFRLCFENGKLVDKTVIPKAGSATESGAGGRR; encoded by the coding sequence GTGAGAACCCGACGCCATGTGGACGCCCTGCTGTGGCTGGCCCTGGCCATCCCCGCCGCGACGGCCGACGCGATCGGCCTGAACGAGCCGCGCACGGCCTGGCAGCAGCTGGGCGGCCTCGCCGCCCTCGCCGCGGCCGCCGCGGTCTGGCGCCGCCGCCCCACCCTGGCGTTCCTGCTCGCCGCGGCCCCCGGCGAGGCCACCGCGCCCTCCCTGTTCACGGTCTCGTACGGCATGGCCCTCGCGGCCTTCGCGTATCTGCTCGGCAGGCACGGGCCGCGGGCCAGGCCCGCGCTCCTGGCGTTCGCGGCGGTCGCCGCGGCGGGCACCGCCAAGGTGGCGGTGCGCGACGTCGACCCGGTCGTCGAGTGGCTGGTGCTCATGGCCACGCTCCTGTTCGGCGCGGTCTTCCCCTGGCTCGCGGGCCGCTACTGGCGGCAGAGCCTCGCCCTGACCGCGGCGGCGCTCGCCCGCGCCGACCAGCTGGAGCGCGAGCAGCGGATCGTCGCCGACCGCGCCCGGCTGCGCGAGCGGGCCCGCATCGCCCAGGACATGCACGACTCGCTCGGCCACGAGCTGAGCCTGATCGCGGTGCGCGCGGGCGCCCTCCAGCTGGCCGCCGACCTGCCGGAGCACCATCGCGCGGCGGCCTCCGACCTGCGCGTCGCCGCCGCCGACGCCACCGACCGGCTGCGCGAGATCATCGGCGTACTGCGGGACGAGGGCGACGAACCCGCCCCCCTCGCGCCGCCCGGCGAGACGGTGGAGCAACTGGTCGCGCGGGCGGCCGAGTCGGGCCTCCCCGTGCGGTACGTCGCGGACGGCGCGGAGGAACCCGGCCCGACGGAGCGCCTCGCCTACCGCGTGGTCCAGGAGGCCCTGACCAACGCGGCGAAGTACGCGCCCGGAGCCCCCGTCACCGTCGCGGCGACCCGCGCGGACCCCCGTACGACGATCACGGTCACCAACGGACCGTCCCGGGAGCCCGGTTCACCCCCCGGCGGCGGCTCCGGCCTCGCGGATCTGCACACCAGGTTGGCGGCCCTGGGCGGCGACCTCGACGCGGGGCCGCACGGCGGGGGCTTCCGGGTGCGCGCGGTGATTCCGGCGGACGCGAGCGTTCCGCCGGGGACGGGCGTCCTCGTGGACGCCGTGCCGCTGCCCTCGGGGACGCTCGCCCACGCCCGGCGCCGCACCGTGCTCGCCTTCGGGGCCGCCGCCGCGACCGGCGCCGTGCTGATCGCCGGGACCTTCGGCTGGTACGCGTACACGAAGACGCACTCGGTCCTGAAGCCCGCCGACTTCGCGGCGCTGCGGGTGGGCGCGGAGCAGGCCGACGTCGCGGCCGTGCTGCCGGAGCGCGGCGTCGACGACCCGCCCGTGGACCGGGCGCCGAGCCGGCCGCCTCCGGGGGCGGACTGCCGCTACTACCGCGCCAGCGGTCAACTCTTCACTTCCTCAGCGCACTTCAGGCTCTGCTTCGAGAACGGAAAGCTCGTGGACAAGACGGTGATCCCCAAGGCCGGTTCGGCCACCGAGAGCGGCGCCGGAGGACGGCGGTGA
- a CDS encoding SigE family RNA polymerase sigma factor has protein sequence MAHGEVLEFEEYVRTRQDALLRSARRLVPDPVDAQDLLQTALVRTYGRWDGIADKRLADAYLRRVMINTRTEWWRARKLEEVPTEQLPDASVDDATEQHADRALLMDIMKVLAPKQRSVVVLRHWEQMSTEETAAALGMSAGTVKSTLHRALARLRQELESRDLDARAFEREERERCAA, from the coding sequence ATGGCGCACGGCGAGGTGCTCGAGTTCGAAGAGTACGTCCGCACTCGGCAGGACGCCCTGCTGCGCAGCGCCCGACGGCTCGTTCCGGACCCCGTCGACGCGCAGGACCTGCTGCAGACGGCGCTCGTGCGGACGTACGGCCGCTGGGACGGCATAGCCGACAAGCGGCTCGCGGACGCCTATCTGCGCCGCGTCATGATCAACACCCGGACCGAGTGGTGGCGCGCCCGCAAGCTCGAAGAGGTGCCGACCGAGCAGCTGCCGGACGCCTCCGTGGACGACGCCACCGAGCAGCACGCGGACCGCGCCCTGCTGATGGACATCATGAAGGTGCTCGCCCCGAAGCAGCGCAGCGTCGTCGTGCTGCGACACTGGGAGCAGATGTCCACGGAGGAGACGGCCGCCGCCCTCGGCATGTCGGCCGGGACGGTCAAGAGCACGCTGCACCGGGCGCTCGCCCGGCTCCGCCAGGAGCTGGAGAGCCGCGACCTCGATGCGCGCGCGTTCGAACGTGAGGAGCGGGAGCGTTGCGCGGCCTGA